In one window of Microtus pennsylvanicus isolate mMicPen1 chromosome 2, mMicPen1.hap1, whole genome shotgun sequence DNA:
- the Polr2k gene encoding DNA-directed RNA polymerases I, II, and III subunit RPABC4 isoform X2 has product MDTQKDVQPPKQQPMIYICGECHTENEIKSRDPIRCRECGYRIMYKKRTKRLVVFDAR; this is encoded by the exons ATGGATACCCAGAAAGACGTCCAACCCCCAAAGCAGCAGCCGATGATATATATTTGTGGAG AGTGTCACACCGAAAATGAAATAAAGTCCAGAGATCCAATCAGATGCAGAGAATGTGGATACAGAATAATGTACAAGAAAAGGACTAAAAGAT TGGTGGTTTTCGATGCTCGGTGA
- the Polr2k gene encoding DNA-directed RNA polymerases I, II, and III subunit RPABC4 isoform X1 → MPPSTDTLSYRAEILSETRYVNKWLMRRSPVELVLPEALVESLLPAQALTMDTQKDVQPPKQQPMIYICGECHTENEIKSRDPIRCRECGYRIMYKKRTKRLVVFDAR, encoded by the exons ATGCCGCCTTCCACCGACACCCTGAGCTACAGAGCGGAGATTCTCTCAGAGACCAGATACGTCAATAAATGGTTAATGAGAAGATCCCCGGTGGAGTTAGTGTTGCCAGAGGCGTTGGTGGAGTCGCTGCTCCCAGCTCAG GCACTAACAATGGATACCCAGAAAGACGTCCAACCCCCAAAGCAGCAGCCGATGATATATATTTGTGGAG AGTGTCACACCGAAAATGAAATAAAGTCCAGAGATCCAATCAGATGCAGAGAATGTGGATACAGAATAATGTACAAGAAAAGGACTAAAAGAT TGGTGGTTTTCGATGCTCGGTGA
- the Fbxo43 gene encoding F-box only protein 43: MNFRDKDERLSYLEAYLTLTSIRNSRLTEENSKMSQRYSVSHGAGSKEDSPAIIVKRSSVRGFCSTSSFQHRDRHESPETLSSHKKEKDPVLFQEHLETPCRGSANPAVSPTHRKKPTFPRKEKGGSPELCETPKVRRKTCSLRRRLDLSFALLKGDSDPHSRSLEGNISHVVSLEKHFPEQDNFSSLVTENGTSSSQKFRLRFSQHKTSTVDDSTGECGLFGVECLSPIQGNDFKGSITHDFSDSSLSVSDENTCPELGSSGSQTTYGAEVTTYVTPISSLISKTRFKGSQTLSSSAEVRDSVSTPGDSGFSSLTWDKSEDSISDQEGSLQELFQKGTPRVGDLVKNPKHPGRLRRLSTLREQGSQSETEDEKQMVTPNSEARVGAASGILEGQQGSCEIRDCFKDLSNTPALQLVHELFMKSKRKRFQQEDDQAFFEERDEGKIDRLRRVLAGLIGKKMGIEQLDILTELQYRNLKHILTMVLDFLTSESLFSVWNVSRNWREIVAQDKKANERRKLYIIQLKSNTQAAVFHVQDAATRLQLLSRSALRPVQAQAQAPASQNEQVPTVSPWGDVLTPVASSSLTHLRSKQEEYVKVASTLFSDEALKPCPRCQSPAKYQPYKKRALCSRLACGFDFCVLCLCAYHGSEECRRRSAKPRSRKDVLPGSAQSKRNLKRL; this comes from the exons ATGAACTTTAGAGACAAAGATGAGAGACTTAGTTATTTGGAAGCCTACCTTACTTTGACAAGTATTAGGAACTCAAGGTTGACTGAGG AGAACTCAAAGATGTCCCAAAGGTATTCAGTCAGccatggagcaggaagcaaagaggactCCCCTGCAATCATTGTTAAGAGGTCCAGCgtcagaggtttctgttccacctcTTCCTTTCAGCACAGGGACCGTCATGAGTCGCCAGAGACTCTCAGCTctcataagaaagaaaaggacccAGTGTTATTCCAGGAGCATCTAGAAACTCCATGCCGAGGTTCCGCCAATCCTGCAGTATCTCCCACTCATAGAAAGAAACCTACTTTCCcaaggaaggagaagggtgggagtcCAGAACTCTGTGAGACTCCTAAAGTCAGAAGGAAAACATGCTCCTTACGCAGGCGGCTCGACTTATCTTTCGCTCTTCTGAAAGGGGATTCGGATCCACATAGCCGGTCTCTGGAAGGCAACATAAGCCACGTTGTTAGCCTAGAAAAGCATTTCCCAGAGCAAGACAACTTTAGTTCGTTAGTGACAGAGAATGGTACTTCCAGCAGTCAGAAGTTTAGGCTAAGGTTTTCTCAGCACAAGACTTCCACAGTTGATGATTCCACGGGAGAGTGTGGCTTATTCGGAGTGGAATGTCTGTCTCCAATTCAAGGCAATGATTTCAAAGGCTCTATCACACATGACTTTAGCGACAGCAGTTTAAGTGTTAGTGATGAGAATACATGTCCTGAACTGGGCTCCTCTGGTAGCCAGACAACCTATGGAGCAGAGGTAACCACGTATGTAACTCCAATAAGTAGTCTTATATCAAAAACTAGATTTAAGGGGAGCCAAACACTTTCTTCTTCAGCAGAAGTGAGAGACAGTGTTTCAACACCTGGAGACAGTGGTTTTAGCTCCCTTACCTGGGATAAGTCGGAAGATTCCATTTCTGACCAAGAGGGCTCTTTGCAAGAACTGTTTCAGAAGGGGACTCCCAGAGTGGGGGACCTCGTAAAAAATCCAAAGCATCCTGGAAGGTTGAGAAGACTGTCTACTCTCCGGGAGCAAGGCTCCCAGTCAGAAACGGAAGATGAAAAGCAGATGGTTACTCCCAACTCTGAAGCAAGAGTAGGTGCTGCTTCAGGCATCCTGGAGGGTCAGCAAGGCTCCTGTGAGATCAGGGATTGCTTTAAGGACTTATCAAATACCCCAGCCTTGCAGTTAGTGCATGAGCTCTTTatgaaaagcaaaaggaagagatTCCAGCAGGAAGATGACCAGGCATTCTTTGAGGAAAGGGATGAGGGGAAAATAGACAGACTGCGGCGTGTTCTGGCTGGACTGATTGGCAAGAAGATGGGCATAGAACAGCTGGATATCTTGACAGAATTACAGTATCGAAATTTGAAGCATATTTTAACTATGGTTTTAGATTTCTTGACTTCAGAAAGTTTGTTCAG TGTTTGGAACGTCAGCAGAAACTGGCGTGAAATTGTGGCTCAGGATAAAAAGGCAAACGAGAGGCGGAAACTTTATATCATACAGCTGAAATCCAATACTCAG GCGGCTGTGTTCCATGTTCAGGACGCTGCCACTCGGCTCCAGCTTCTCAGCCGCTCAGCTTTAAGACCAGTGCAAGCACAGGCGCAGGCACCCGCTTCTCAGAACGAGCAGGTGCCAACTGTGTCCCCTTGGGGAGATGTTCTGACTCCTGTAGCAAGCTCTTCCCTCACCCACCTGAGGAGTAAACAGGAAGAGTATGTTAAG GTTGCCAGCACGCTTTTCAGTGATGAAGCTTTAAAACCTTGCCCAAGGTGCCAATCCCCCGCTAAGTACCAGCCGTATAAGAAAAGGGCTCTGTGCAGCCGTTTGGCCTGCGGCTTTGACTTTTGTGTGTTATGTCTGTGTGCTTATCATGGGTCTGAAGAATGTAGAAGGAGGTCAGCGAAGCCACGAAGTCGTAAAGATGTTCTCCCAGGGAGTGCCCAAAGCAAGCGGAATTTAAAACGGCTCTAA